The following proteins come from a genomic window of Terriglobia bacterium:
- a CDS encoding YfiR family protein has protein sequence MAEPAARLEYEVKAAFLFNFARFVEWPDVRGVGDRTFTIGILGSDPFGEILDRAVAGKKFNGQTIAVRRLREPKDATACRILFIGTSEDRRFLEIMETLRGAPVLTVTEMTTGKRGAVIRFFIEDRGVRFEVDLDAAARSGLKISSRLLSVARVLRDPVAGGR, from the coding sequence GTGGCGGAACCGGCCGCCAGACTCGAGTACGAGGTCAAGGCGGCTTTCCTCTTCAATTTCGCTCGGTTCGTCGAGTGGCCCGATGTCCGTGGGGTCGGGGATCGAACGTTCACCATCGGCATCCTGGGATCCGATCCCTTCGGGGAGATCCTGGACCGCGCCGTCGCCGGCAAGAAGTTCAACGGGCAGACGATCGCGGTGCGGCGCCTCCGCGAGCCGAAGGACGCGACCGCCTGCCGGATCCTCTTCATCGGAACTTCCGAGGACCGGAGGTTTCTCGAGATCATGGAGACGCTGCGAGGCGCGCCCGTGCTCACCGTCACCGAGATGACCACCGGCAAGCGCGGCGCGGTGATCCGGTTCTTCATTGAGGACCGCGGGGTCCGGTTCGAGGTCGACCTCGACGCCGCCGCCCGCTCGGGCCTCAAGATCAGCTCCAGGCTGCTCTCGGTGGCCCGGGTGCTTCGGGATCCCGTGGCGGGAGGGCGCTGA